Proteins found in one Vicia villosa cultivar HV-30 ecotype Madison, WI unplaced genomic scaffold, Vvil1.0 ctg.000232F_1_1_3, whole genome shotgun sequence genomic segment:
- the LOC131625625 gene encoding uncharacterized acetyltransferase At3g50280-like — protein MDDSVRVISTSTIQAPSDNNINTNSTDFHKIHLTPWDLQFLPLEPIQKGLLFHHTIDPSKSQIQHLKQTLSTTLSFFPPLAGRLVITQHKEEHNTTTSSSCYIVCNNAGALFVHATAQNTTVSDILQPENYIVPPIVYSFFSFNGVKNYEYTSHPILAVQVTELQDGIFIGFTLNHLASDGKSFWHFIHSWSQISRGVSLNKLPLLKRWFPNDIHQLPIRFPFTTDQFTQTSKPNNLGERVFHFTKEKIAELKSKANTETESENITISSLQAVLSHVLRSVVRCERLDPHEDVCYGLLIGVRAKMIPPLEDEYFGNAIAVCGFTMKAGEILGSGIGKVAVEMNKTISVNSDDEKIKNSYDSWLRKPKLFTGGSDLSGCYSLTTNSSPRFDVYGNDFGWGKPVAVRCGGANKRNGKISVFAGAEEGSIDVLPCLSYEILVAMGNDTEFLH, from the coding sequence ATGGATGATTCTGTGAGAGTAATCTCCACAAGTACAATTCAAGCACCAAGTGACAATAACATTAATACAAACTCAACTGACTTTCACAAAATCCATTTAACACCATGGGATCTCCAATTCCTCCCACTTGAACCCATTCAAAAAGGCCTTCTTTTCCACCACACCATTGATCCATCCAAATCCCAAATCCAGCATTTGAAACAAACCCTCTCCAccactctttccttctttccaccCCTCGCCGGTCGTCTTGTAATCACTCAACACAAAGAAGAACACAACACCACCACCTCATCGTCATGTTACATCGTCTGCAACAACGCTGGCGCGCTCTTCGTCCACGCCACAGCACAAAACACCACTGTTTCTGATATCCTTCAACCAGAAAACTATATTGTACCTCCCATTGTCTActcttttttctctttcaacGGCGTCAAAAACTACGAATACACTTCCCACCCAATTCTTGCTGTCCAAGTAACCGAGTTACAGGACGGTATCTTCATAGGTTTCACACTCAACCACCTTGCATCAGATGGAAAGTCCTTCTGGCATTTCATCCATTCTTGGTCTCAAATCTCACGAGGAGTTTCCTTAAACAAACTCCCTTTACTTAAACGCTGGTTTCCGAACGACATTCATCAACTTCCCATACGTTTCCCTTTCACAACTGATCAATTCACCCAAACCTCCAAACCAAACAACTTAGGTGAAAGAGTTTTCCATTTCACGAAGGAGAAAATCGCGGAACTGAAATCAAAAGCAAACACAGAAACTGAATCTGAAAATATTACAATCTCTTCACTTCAAGCGGTATTATCTCACGTTTTGCGTTCCGTGGTTCGTTGCGAAAGACTTGATCCACATGAAGATGTTTGTTACGGTTTGCTGATTGGAGTTAGAGCAAAGATGATTCCTCCGCTCGAAGATGAATATTTCGGAAACGCAATTGCGGTGTGTGGTTTTACAATGAAAGCAGGAGAAATTCTTGGTAGTGGGATTGGAAAGGTAGCAGTAGAGATGAACAAGACTATTTCTGTAAATTCTGATgatgagaaaataaaaaacagttaTGATTCTTGGTTGAGAAAACCAAAGTTGTTTACAGGTGGGAGTGATTTGAGTGGTTGTTATTCGTTGACAACGAACAGTTCTCCGAGGTTTGATGTTTATGGTAATGATTTCGGGTGGGGAAAGCCGGTGGCAGTTCGATGCGGGGGTGCGAATAAAAGAAATGGGAAGATTAGTGTGTTTGCTGGGGCGGAAGAAGGCAGTATAGATGTTTTACCATGTCTTTCTTATGAGATATTGGTGGCCATGGGAAATGATACTGAGTTCTTGCATTAA